In Chryseobacterium lactis, a single genomic region encodes these proteins:
- a CDS encoding fibronectin type III domain-containing protein: MSGLLLCKMGRPIRGLITLLCMVFGLFLQAQTVSIGTGTSTQRYPLTPYYGFQRSASLYTAAEINTPGGGSILSVGWEATATMNITFPVKIYLKSVPAATTTITAQNWATVTTGATLVYSANVTSLAVGWNTFQLQLPYNYNGTDNLMVLVETNYGGGGGGSGLNGAAFKYSTAASSHMYYETDTTAPTGNGTVNGNRPNVQLTFGTPPTCLAMPPGGTISTGAITATSAVLNWTAYTPVPAGGYDIYYSTTNTAPTAATVPSQSGVTGTTANLSPLTPNSTYYVWVRARCSATDQSPWTGPITFTTPPTCMPMAGGAALTVGTVTLTSAVVNWTAPTPAPAQGYEVYYSATNTAPTAATVGTPVTGTSTTLSPLTAGTTYYWWVRAVCSPTDKTPWVAGSSFTPGQIGTGTGTTSNLPVYSYYGFNYSQQLYTAAEVGAVLGTSLLITAVKFYVAAPQTPQTSYNEWVVYLGNTPKTSFTTTTDWVPAGNLTQVYSGTLPTMTAGTWITIPLATPFVWDGVSNLVVAVDENSPGYSTSAATWGSYNAGSNRGILYYNDTTNPDPTSPPTSSSRYSDIPRLMLTGVDLLPCSTAPPTNIAVSNITSSSAIVSWMPAVGATYVLQYRVVGSGAAGWQTINITTPLTGSATINNLTDGTQYEYQIATKCNGTQGAFSPIGTFTTPTLTYCNNTPVNTTSSGYISKVVVAPTNGPLMVSDSGYDVYKDYSADPTRVVTLLRNSTGNKITITKFWPGSTSSYGVVAWIDFNRNGVFEVSEKVLDTSSSTTTPVTATFIMPTAAGAVYSGTLPTRMRVVMKQSGVPTACGTFGQFDYGEVEDYAVKFINQPACSTAPPTNITVTNITDTSATFSWIGATNATYKLQYRKLGSGAAGWVVVNVVPAPGNVYTTTVPLTEQTDYEVQVATICNGSTGAYSGLVPFRTLPLQYCPMVGSGDNDHISNVTVTSSNLGVLPMSNTSVQTNYISYTTPATLITLDDNSQNNKISVSKGWTGSTGNDAVSVWIDFNRNGQFETTERILNSAASTTTPVTANFNVPSGSYTGALGTTMRVVLKRTTAPVMCQNAIDGEVEDYKVMIRPCSNAVPNPPTFTRTHNSAVITWTGVTSNVSYIVRYRVQGTTTWTEVYASTLLGNMPLTVNGLIPATTYEVEIAAICGTSIGTATPIRTFTTKCDPTPPTVSISNITPTTALVTWAPLAASSTYTMRWRKVGTTGWPNADILLPAAPANTYVLGSVIPLEPFTTYEVQIANMCNGETTLNPYSNPKVFTTERICEIPPPGLTITQLLPTSAEVKWDPFPGATYVLRYRKVGIPSWTEVPTIVNNVVLNGLVELTKYEMQVVNICNGTPGNYTPPYYFTTPTVIYCKMASASSTGEHISKVTVIPTGKLKMENASGASTYTDYTGVPKTFIEMIQGSKDNEIIIEKKWTGNTYNEGIAVWIDFNRNGEFDINERVFTSSPNTTSPVSGKFDVPVDAFVSMTDYKYVVMRVAMSRDGIPVSCANFNNGEVEDYTVRISKQGVPNPLNQTDIMIYPNPVTTILFVKNISKKAKYKIYNAAGQVIADGILLNNQVNVSRLINGVYVIDIDDNGNTAQKKFIKE, encoded by the coding sequence ATGAGTGGACTTTTACTCTGTAAAATGGGCCGACCTATAAGGGGGCTCATAACATTGCTATGTATGGTCTTCGGGCTGTTCCTACAAGCACAAACAGTTTCAATTGGTACAGGAACAAGTACTCAAAGATACCCGTTGACTCCTTACTACGGATTTCAACGTTCTGCATCGCTTTATACTGCTGCAGAAATAAATACTCCTGGTGGTGGAAGCATCTTATCCGTAGGGTGGGAAGCTACAGCGACCATGAATATTACCTTTCCTGTTAAAATTTATTTAAAATCCGTACCAGCTGCAACCACAACTATTACAGCACAGAATTGGGCCACAGTGACAACTGGGGCTACTTTAGTATATAGTGCTAACGTAACAAGTTTAGCAGTGGGTTGGAATACCTTCCAGTTACAACTTCCTTACAACTATAACGGAACGGATAACCTTATGGTTTTAGTCGAAACCAATTATGGTGGCGGTGGCGGTGGATCCGGACTTAACGGAGCTGCTTTTAAATATTCTACAGCGGCATCAAGCCATATGTATTATGAGACAGATACCACAGCTCCTACAGGAAATGGTACGGTAAACGGTAACAGACCAAATGTTCAGTTAACTTTTGGTACTCCTCCAACATGTTTAGCGATGCCTCCTGGTGGAACAATATCTACCGGAGCAATAACAGCAACAAGTGCAGTACTTAACTGGACTGCTTATACTCCTGTACCAGCAGGAGGTTATGATATATATTACAGTACGACAAACACTGCGCCTACAGCAGCAACAGTACCTTCTCAATCAGGTGTGACAGGTACTACGGCTAATTTATCTCCTTTAACTCCCAACTCAACTTATTATGTTTGGGTAAGAGCGAGATGTAGTGCAACGGACCAAAGTCCATGGACAGGACCAATTACATTTACTACACCACCTACCTGTATGCCTATGGCAGGCGGTGCAGCTTTAACTGTAGGTACAGTAACTTTAACGAGTGCGGTAGTCAATTGGACTGCTCCTACACCTGCACCTGCACAAGGATATGAGGTGTATTACAGTGCTACAAATACTGCTCCGACGGCTGCTACCGTAGGAACTCCGGTTACAGGTACTTCTACAACTTTGTCTCCTCTTACTGCAGGAACTACCTACTACTGGTGGGTAAGAGCAGTGTGTAGTCCTACTGATAAAACACCTTGGGTAGCTGGGTCTTCATTTACTCCGGGACAGATTGGTACAGGTACAGGGACAACAAGTAACCTTCCTGTATATTCTTATTATGGTTTTAACTATTCTCAACAGCTTTATACAGCTGCTGAAGTAGGTGCCGTATTAGGAACTTCTCTATTGATTACAGCAGTGAAATTTTATGTTGCTGCCCCTCAGACCCCTCAGACATCATATAATGAATGGGTTGTTTATTTAGGAAATACACCTAAAACCAGCTTTACAACTACAACAGACTGGGTGCCTGCAGGGAATTTAACCCAGGTTTACAGTGGGACACTTCCTACAATGACTGCCGGTACCTGGATTACCATCCCTCTGGCAACACCTTTCGTATGGGACGGTGTAAGTAATCTTGTCGTTGCAGTGGATGAAAACTCGCCAGGATATAGCACAAGTGCTGCAACATGGGGATCTTATAATGCAGGGTCAAACAGAGGAATATTGTATTATAACGATACAACTAACCCTGATCCTACTTCCCCTCCAACATCATCAAGCAGATATTCTGATATCCCAAGGCTGATGCTTACAGGGGTTGATTTACTACCTTGTTCTACTGCGCCTCCTACAAACATTGCCGTGAGTAATATCACATCAAGTTCAGCTATTGTAAGCTGGATGCCTGCAGTGGGAGCTACGTATGTTTTACAATATAGAGTGGTAGGTTCAGGTGCTGCGGGATGGCAAACGATCAATATCACCACTCCGCTTACCGGTAGTGCTACGATTAATAACTTAACAGATGGAACTCAGTATGAGTATCAGATAGCAACTAAATGTAATGGAACGCAAGGTGCTTTTTCACCTATCGGTACCTTTACAACTCCAACGTTGACTTATTGTAATAATACTCCGGTAAATACCACATCAAGTGGATATATCAGCAAAGTAGTAGTGGCTCCTACAAATGGTCCGCTAATGGTAAGCGATTCCGGATATGATGTTTATAAAGATTATTCGGCTGATCCTACCAGAGTAGTTACATTGTTGAGAAACTCTACAGGAAATAAAATTACAATCACCAAATTCTGGCCAGGTTCTACCTCTTCTTACGGAGTAGTTGCTTGGATTGATTTTAACAGAAACGGTGTTTTTGAAGTGTCAGAAAAAGTATTGGATACTTCAAGTAGTACAACAACTCCTGTGACAGCAACATTTATAATGCCTACTGCGGCTGGAGCTGTTTATAGTGGAACTCTTCCTACACGTATGCGTGTTGTAATGAAACAAAGTGGTGTTCCTACGGCTTGTGGAACATTCGGTCAGTTTGATTATGGTGAAGTGGAAGACTATGCTGTGAAATTTATTAATCAACCTGCATGTTCAACTGCTCCTCCAACGAATATCACTGTAACAAATATTACAGATACAAGTGCTACATTCTCATGGATAGGTGCTACGAATGCAACGTACAAACTTCAATATAGAAAATTAGGTTCTGGTGCAGCTGGCTGGGTTGTGGTAAATGTTGTTCCTGCTCCAGGGAACGTTTATACAACTACAGTTCCTTTAACAGAACAAACAGATTATGAAGTTCAGGTTGCAACAATATGTAATGGTAGTACAGGGGCATACTCTGGTCTGGTTCCATTTAGAACATTACCTCTGCAGTATTGTCCTATGGTAGGAAGTGGAGATAATGACCATATTTCAAATGTGACGGTTACCTCTTCTAACCTGGGAGTACTTCCAATGAGTAATACTTCTGTTCAGACGAACTATATCAGTTACACAACGCCGGCAACGCTTATTACTTTAGATGATAATTCTCAAAATAATAAAATTTCGGTATCAAAAGGATGGACTGGTTCTACAGGAAATGATGCGGTAAGTGTGTGGATTGACTTCAACAGAAATGGTCAGTTTGAAACAACTGAAAGAATTCTTAACTCAGCAGCAAGCACAACGACACCGGTCACAGCCAACTTTAATGTTCCATCAGGATCTTATACCGGAGCTCTGGGAACAACAATGAGAGTAGTACTGAAACGTACAACTGCTCCGGTAATGTGTCAGAATGCAATCGATGGAGAGGTTGAAGATTATAAAGTAATGATCAGACCATGTAGCAACGCTGTTCCGAATCCACCTACCTTTACTCGTACTCATAACTCAGCGGTTATTACCTGGACAGGTGTAACAAGTAATGTGAGTTATATAGTAAGATACAGAGTACAGGGAACTACAACATGGACGGAAGTATATGCTTCGACATTATTAGGAAATATGCCATTGACAGTTAACGGATTGATTCCGGCAACAACTTATGAAGTTGAAATTGCTGCAATCTGTGGAACTTCTATAGGAACAGCGACACCTATTAGAACGTTTACAACAAAATGTGATCCTACTCCTCCAACTGTTTCTATCAGTAATATTACTCCAACAACAGCATTGGTAACATGGGCTCCTCTTGCTGCGAGCTCTACCTATACAATGAGATGGAGAAAAGTAGGAACTACAGGATGGCCAAATGCTGATATCCTTCTTCCTGCTGCACCGGCAAATACTTATGTATTGGGTAGTGTGATTCCTTTGGAGCCTTTCACAACTTATGAAGTTCAGATTGCCAATATGTGTAATGGAGAAACTACTCTGAATCCATATTCAAATCCTAAAGTATTTACTACAGAAAGAATATGCGAAATTCCACCTCCAGGATTGACAATTACACAGTTATTGCCAACTTCAGCAGAGGTTAAATGGGATCCTTTCCCAGGAGCAACATATGTTCTTAGATATAGAAAAGTAGGTATTCCAAGCTGGACTGAAGTTCCGACAATAGTTAATAATGTGGTGCTAAACGGGCTTGTTGAACTTACTAAATATGAAATGCAGGTAGTCAACATCTGTAACGGTACCCCTGGAAATTATACCCCACCTTACTACTTTACAACACCAACTGTAATCTATTGTAAGATGGCTTCAGCAAGCTCAACGGGTGAGCATATTTCTAAAGTAACAGTGATCCCAACAGGAAAACTTAAAATGGAAAATGCATCAGGTGCTTCCACTTATACAGATTATACTGGAGTACCTAAAACATTCATTGAGATGATTCAGGGATCTAAAGACAATGAGATCATTATTGAGAAAAAATGGACAGGTAATACTTATAATGAAGGAATTGCAGTTTGGATCGATTTCAACAGAAACGGAGAATTCGATATCAATGAAAGAGTATTTACTTCATCACCAAATACTACATCTCCTGTATCAGGGAAATTTGATGTACCGGTTGATGCTTTCGTAAGCATGACGGATTACAAATATGTAGTAATGAGAGTTGCAATGTCAAGGGATGGTATTCCTGTAAGCTGTGCCAACTTTAATAACGGTGAAGTTGAAGATTATACGGTAAGAATTTCTAAACAAGGAGTTCCTAATCCATTAAATCAAACTGATATCATGATTTATCCTAACCCTGTAACTACAATATTATTTGTAAAGAATATTAGCAAAAAAGCAAAATATAAAATTTACAATGCAGCAGGACAGGTGATCGCAGATGGTATCTTACTAAACAACCAGGTCAATGTAAGCAGATTGATTAACGGCGTTTACGTAATTGATATTGATGATAACGGAAATACTGCACAGAAGAAATTTATCAAAGAATAA
- a CDS encoding reprolysin-like metallopeptidase, which yields MKRLFTALLVTFVGGAAFGQWTPTSFKGDSNKRSTGLKVDGSSVRGNGYYKLDLDLLRSQLKNAQEMGPNAKPVVISLPSMNGKIERFNVYSFPVVVKELADKYDLGSYVGASIDDPTKYLRFSLAPNDFQSMVINGDKYEFIEPASADKTVYAIHPKTRKNRDSFLCSTEESPAAKKQIDDLLQKGQSFSNQPTTFAKSSDKKFRTMRLALSVTGEYTQYFMTLAGVPATATDDEKRAPALVAMNATLSRVNGVFEKDFALHLNLQNFPAVIYTNSATDPYSGPQAGVAGAWNTELQGALTANVGNTNYDIGHLFGRSGGGGNAGCIGCVCVNPTTNVPKGKGSGFTSPANGIPQGDTFDIDYVAHEMGHQLGGNHTFSHNIEGSGVNMEPGSGSTIMGYAGITGPNTDVQANSNPYFHKASISQVQANLIAKTCDVETAITNNPPSIAELPTYNIPKGTAFVLTASATDPENDPLTYTWEEVDDAALSIDKFNLGNTTSGASFRSLSPTTSPTRYFPKFESVMNGVLNNANNTWEAVSTKARTTNFAVTVRDNNANIQQQQSAFKVQTIVVGDNGPFRLANQYADVNTPTPIQWIVANTNAAPYNVANVKIEYTTDNGVNWTLLSASTPNDGSENFTFPSSLNGQTIKVRISSIGNVFYAVGPVTIAPLSACSSAAPTNVAVSNITVSTASISWMSYTGATYKVRYRKVGTTSWTEVDTTVPSINVSNLIDDTTYEVQVALVCGTTIGTYSASVNFATPIMPYCTASTGSASFEYIANVTLANINNNSASSTYTNYTTNTALQVNLTKGTSYPISVTVGNPDVADYDAVVAFIDFNKDGVFSESERVLDYPITQTQPSTVVSGTVTIPANAVEGQPLRMRVVAVFVGAGTNNVNVGLSLPADYVCGDLFDYGEIEDYNVVISQNLATSDITKSNNGIQLYPNPATDVLNITKVSDKATYKIYGATGQLINSGNINNGKVNVSALVKGGYIITIEEKGQELFKSKFIKK from the coding sequence ATGAAAAGACTATTTACTGCCTTACTGGTAACTTTTGTAGGGGGAGCAGCGTTCGGACAATGGACGCCCACTTCCTTTAAAGGAGACAGTAACAAAAGAAGCACAGGATTAAAAGTAGATGGATCTAGCGTAAGAGGTAACGGGTACTATAAGTTAGACCTGGACTTACTAAGATCTCAATTGAAGAATGCACAGGAAATGGGACCAAATGCCAAACCTGTAGTGATCTCTCTTCCTTCAATGAATGGGAAGATTGAAAGATTTAATGTATACAGTTTTCCGGTTGTTGTAAAAGAACTGGCAGATAAGTATGATTTGGGATCGTACGTGGGAGCAAGTATTGATGATCCTACAAAGTATTTGAGATTCAGTTTAGCTCCAAATGATTTCCAGTCTATGGTTATTAATGGTGATAAATATGAATTTATTGAACCTGCTTCTGCTGATAAAACAGTATATGCTATTCACCCAAAAACAAGAAAGAATCGTGACTCTTTCTTATGTTCTACAGAAGAATCTCCTGCTGCGAAAAAGCAAATAGATGATTTGTTGCAAAAAGGACAGTCATTTTCAAATCAGCCAACGACCTTTGCTAAGAGTTCTGATAAGAAATTCAGAACAATGAGATTGGCGCTTTCGGTTACAGGAGAATATACTCAGTATTTTATGACGCTGGCGGGTGTGCCTGCTACGGCTACGGATGATGAGAAAAGAGCTCCTGCATTGGTTGCAATGAATGCTACTTTAAGTAGAGTAAACGGAGTTTTTGAAAAAGATTTTGCATTACACTTGAATTTACAGAATTTTCCGGCGGTAATCTACACCAATTCTGCTACAGATCCATATTCAGGTCCGCAAGCTGGGGTTGCCGGAGCATGGAATACAGAATTACAAGGTGCTTTAACTGCTAATGTTGGGAATACCAATTATGATATCGGCCATTTATTCGGGAGATCCGGAGGTGGAGGAAATGCAGGATGTATCGGATGTGTGTGTGTTAATCCAACAACCAATGTTCCTAAAGGAAAAGGTTCAGGATTTACTTCTCCGGCAAACGGAATACCACAAGGTGATACTTTTGATATAGATTATGTTGCCCATGAAATGGGACATCAGTTAGGAGGTAATCATACTTTCTCTCATAATATTGAGGGAAGCGGAGTGAATATGGAACCAGGTTCGGGATCTACTATTATGGGATATGCTGGTATTACAGGACCTAATACAGATGTTCAGGCTAATTCTAACCCATATTTCCATAAAGCAAGTATTAGCCAGGTTCAGGCTAACCTGATTGCTAAAACTTGTGATGTAGAAACTGCAATTACAAATAATCCGCCATCAATTGCTGAGCTTCCGACGTATAATATACCTAAGGGAACGGCTTTTGTTTTAACGGCTTCTGCTACAGATCCTGAAAACGATCCGCTAACTTATACTTGGGAAGAGGTTGATGATGCGGCACTTTCTATTGATAAGTTTAACTTAGGAAATACAACATCAGGGGCTTCATTCAGATCTCTTTCTCCGACTACAAGTCCAACAAGATACTTCCCGAAATTTGAATCTGTAATGAATGGAGTATTAAATAATGCAAACAATACATGGGAAGCAGTATCAACTAAAGCAAGAACTACAAACTTTGCTGTTACGGTAAGAGATAATAATGCAAACATTCAACAACAACAATCAGCTTTTAAAGTTCAGACAATTGTTGTAGGAGATAACGGACCTTTCAGATTAGCTAATCAATATGCTGATGTGAATACGCCAACTCCAATTCAGTGGATTGTAGCGAATACAAATGCAGCACCTTATAATGTTGCCAATGTAAAGATTGAGTATACTACCGATAATGGAGTTAACTGGACTTTACTATCCGCTTCAACACCTAACGATGGATCTGAAAACTTTACTTTCCCTTCTTCATTGAACGGACAGACTATTAAAGTAAGAATTTCTTCAATAGGAAATGTTTTCTACGCAGTGGGACCGGTTACAATAGCGCCTCTTTCTGCATGTAGTAGTGCTGCTCCTACCAATGTAGCGGTAAGTAATATCACTGTTTCTACAGCAAGTATATCATGGATGTCTTATACTGGCGCAACTTATAAAGTACGTTATAGAAAAGTAGGAACCACTTCATGGACAGAAGTTGATACAACAGTTCCTTCAATTAACGTAAGCAACTTAATAGATGATACAACGTATGAAGTTCAGGTTGCGTTGGTTTGTGGTACAACAATTGGCACTTACTCTGCATCAGTAAATTTTGCTACACCGATAATGCCTTATTGTACGGCTTCTACAGGTTCTGCAAGTTTTGAATATATCGCAAATGTAACGCTTGCCAACATAAACAACAATTCAGCAAGTAGTACTTATACAAACTATACAACCAATACAGCGCTTCAGGTTAATTTAACAAAAGGAACTTCATATCCTATCTCTGTAACAGTTGGTAACCCTGATGTTGCTGATTATGATGCTGTGGTTGCATTTATCGACTTTAACAAAGATGGTGTTTTCAGCGAATCAGAAAGAGTATTGGATTATCCTATAACACAAACACAACCATCAACTGTAGTGAGCGGAACAGTTACAATTCCAGCTAATGCAGTAGAAGGACAGCCTCTAAGAATGAGAGTAGTTGCAGTATTTGTTGGTGCAGGTACTAATAACGTAAACGTAGGGTTATCATTGCCTGCTGATTATGTGTGTGGAGATCTTTTCGATTACGGAGAAATTGAAGATTACAATGTAGTGATTTCACAGAATCTCGCAACATCTGATATTACCAAGTCTAACAATGGTATCCAGTTATATCCAAACCCGGCTACTGATGTATTAAACATAACAAAGGTTTCGGATAAAGCAACCTACAAGATTTATGGAGCTACAGGTCAGCTGATCAATAGCGGAAATATTAACAATGGAAAGGTTAATGTTTCAGCCTTAGTGAAAGGTGGATATATAATTACTATTGAAGAAAAAGGACAAGAACTGTTCAAGTCTAAATTTATCAAAAAGTAA
- a CDS encoding DUF6048 family protein yields MKTRLIFSFFFSVLGILSWAQEKKEVKKEKAHWKYEPNFMVGFDALNAGVSFFSDRKVYQGFISSKLKENVHVIAEAGFEKNVYQKNGYDAKANGPFVKLGAFYMLAKDAENEFNGFYAGGKVAGSFYNQEYMSIPVRGFGGSNSSVAFPSSSQSSFWLEGTLGGRVQLFSSNFYIDVNLQPRYMVYTSKQDDITPMIVPGFGRSSSKFNMGFAWNIAYKF; encoded by the coding sequence ATGAAAACAAGACTAATCTTTTCCTTTTTTTTTAGTGTCTTAGGAATACTAAGTTGGGCACAGGAAAAAAAAGAAGTGAAAAAGGAAAAGGCGCATTGGAAATATGAACCCAATTTTATGGTTGGTTTCGATGCCCTTAATGCCGGTGTTTCTTTTTTCTCTGACAGAAAAGTGTACCAGGGGTTTATTTCCTCAAAGCTTAAAGAAAATGTTCACGTCATTGCAGAAGCCGGTTTTGAAAAAAATGTATATCAGAAGAACGGCTATGATGCTAAAGCGAATGGTCCTTTTGTTAAATTAGGAGCTTTCTATATGCTGGCAAAAGATGCAGAGAATGAATTTAACGGATTTTATGCAGGTGGAAAAGTAGCCGGATCATTTTATAATCAGGAATACATGTCAATTCCGGTGCGTGGATTTGGTGGGAGTAATTCTTCTGTGGCTTTTCCATCGTCCTCGCAATCTTCCTTTTGGTTAGAAGGTACTTTAGGCGGAAGAGTTCAGCTATTCAGTTCCAATTTTTATATTGATGTAAATCTTCAGCCTCGGTATATGGTATATACTTCTAAGCAGGATGATATCACCCCTATGATTGTTCCCGGGTTTGGAAGAAGTTCTTCGAAGTTCAATATGGGATTTGCATGGAATATTGCTTATAAATTTTAG
- the rlmD gene encoding 23S rRNA (uracil(1939)-C(5))-methyltransferase RlmD, which translates to MRKKKNITLENIKLLTAGAKGVAIGKTEDGKTVLVSGAIPGDVVNVRVKKAKSKYFEGEATEVLVRSPFRVEPRCVHFGTCGGCKWQNMSYEKQLDFKQEEVYNNIKRIGGIEDFETVSILGSEEQYFYRNKMEFSFSNARWLTQYEISSEENFGSKDALGFHIPGMWSKILDLKECFLQEDPSNAIRLAVKEYAVKNGLDFFDVRNHEGFLRTLMMRQNSMGEWMVLFQLYREEKENREKLFEYLLEKFPQIKTLVYAINPKSNDSIYDLDIEIYFGEGYLMEEMDGLKFKIGPKSFFQTNYKQALELYRKTLEFADLKGDEVVYDLYTGTGTIAQYVARNAKQVIGIESVQEAIDAAIEHAELNGLTNTTFYCGDMKNVFNDEFMENHPKADVLITDPPRDGMHQKVVEQILKLAPEKVVYVSCNSATQARDLALMKDHYTLVKILPVDMFPQTHHVENIALLVKK; encoded by the coding sequence ATGAGAAAGAAGAAAAATATTACTCTTGAAAATATTAAGCTGTTAACGGCAGGAGCAAAAGGAGTAGCCATAGGAAAGACAGAAGATGGTAAAACGGTGCTGGTTTCGGGTGCTATTCCGGGGGATGTGGTAAATGTCAGAGTGAAAAAAGCGAAATCAAAATATTTTGAAGGAGAAGCAACAGAGGTGTTGGTAAGGTCTCCCTTCAGAGTGGAACCCAGATGTGTGCATTTCGGAACTTGTGGTGGATGCAAATGGCAAAATATGAGCTACGAAAAGCAGCTTGATTTTAAACAGGAAGAAGTATATAATAATATTAAAAGAATTGGAGGAATTGAGGATTTTGAAACCGTTTCTATCCTGGGTTCTGAAGAACAATATTTTTATAGAAATAAAATGGAGTTTTCATTCTCTAATGCAAGATGGCTGACTCAATATGAAATCAGTTCCGAAGAAAATTTTGGCAGCAAAGATGCCTTAGGGTTTCATATTCCCGGAATGTGGAGTAAAATTCTTGACCTTAAAGAATGTTTCCTTCAGGAAGATCCGTCTAACGCAATAAGACTTGCCGTAAAAGAATATGCCGTTAAAAATGGCCTTGATTTCTTTGATGTAAGAAATCATGAAGGTTTCTTAAGAACCTTAATGATGAGACAAAACTCTATGGGTGAATGGATGGTTCTTTTTCAATTGTACAGAGAAGAAAAAGAAAACAGAGAAAAGCTTTTTGAGTATTTATTAGAGAAGTTTCCTCAGATTAAAACTTTAGTATACGCCATCAATCCGAAATCTAATGATTCTATTTATGATCTCGACATTGAGATATACTTCGGCGAAGGTTACCTGATGGAAGAAATGGATGGACTGAAGTTTAAAATAGGACCGAAATCGTTCTTCCAAACCAATTATAAGCAAGCTTTAGAGTTATATAGAAAAACATTGGAATTTGCAGATCTGAAAGGTGATGAAGTTGTTTATGACCTATATACCGGCACAGGAACAATTGCTCAATATGTAGCCAGAAATGCCAAGCAGGTAATCGGTATTGAATCTGTACAGGAAGCTATTGATGCGGCTATTGAACATGCAGAATTAAACGGACTTACGAATACAACTTTCTATTGTGGAGATATGAAAAATGTCTTTAACGATGAATTTATGGAAAACCATCCAAAAGCAGATGTATTGATTACCGATCCGCCAAGAGACGGAATGCATCAGAAAGTAGTAGAGCAAATCCTAAAACTTGCTCCGGAAAAAGTGGTATATGTAAGCTGTAATTCAGCAACACAGGCAAGGGATCTTGCTTTAATGAAAGATCATTATACTTTGGTGAAAATATTACCGGTAGATATGTTCCCGCAAACTCACCATGTGGAAAATATTGCCTTGCTGGTTAAAAAATAA